In Mercurialis annua linkage group LG6, ddMerAnnu1.2, whole genome shotgun sequence, the following are encoded in one genomic region:
- the LOC126687067 gene encoding pentatricopeptide repeat-containing protein At4g14050, mitochondrial: MQIYEFLHHLQLCAKHHTPLTAKKLHARIIKLGVQQTEPLPNTLLNVYGKLGLVEDAHHLFDEMPQRDQVSWASILTACNLANFPNKTLSSFPTMLASDGLEPDHFIYATLVKACSSLSAVRQGMQVHARFILSPFSNDDVVKSSLVDMYAKCGLPETARAVFDSILVKNAVSWTAMISGYARSGIKTEAIELFSRLPMRNLYSWTALISGLVQSGKGIDGCYLFLEMRKEGVDIVDPLVLSSVVGACANLAVLEFGKQLHGLVISLGYESCLFISNALVDMYAKCSDILAAKSIFDRMIRRDVVSWTSIIVGAAQHGRAKEALDLYDDMILAGVKPNEVTFVGLIYSCSHTGLVDEGRSFFESMIKDYGIKPSLQHFTCLLDLLSRSGHLEEAENLINRMPFEPDEPTWAALLSACKHHRNTEMGLRVADQLLNLNPEDPSTYILLSNVYAGAGVWKRVSMVRKLMESREVKKEPGYSTVTLAKEIQVFHAGETFHPMKDEIFGLLTELDGEMRRRGYIPDTSSVLHDMEEQEKERQLFWHSERLAVAYGLLKSVRGTVIRIVKNLRVCGDCHTVLKFISSIVERELIVRDATRYHHFKDGNCSCNDFW, encoded by the coding sequence ATGCAAATCTACGAGTTTCTCCACCATCTCCAACTATGTGCCAAACACCACACCCCTTTAACCGCCAAGAAACTCCACGCCCGAATCATCAAACTGGGCGTTCAACAAACCGAACCATTGCCCAACACACTATTAAACGTTTATGGCAAATTAGGCCTGGTTGAGGACGCCCATCACCTGTTCGACGAAATGCCCCAAAGAGACCAAGTCTCTTGGGCTTCCATTCTCACTGCATGCAATCTCGCCAACTTCCCCAACAAAACACTCTCTAGCTTCCCTACAATGCTTGCGTCTGATGGACTGGAACCTGACCATTTTATTTATGCTACTCTAGTCAAGGCTTGTTCTAGCCTGTCTGCTGTGAGACAAGGGATGCAAGTGCATGCTCGTTTTATTTTGTCTCCATTTAGTAATGACGATGTTGTTAAGTCGTCTCTGGTTGATATGTATGCTAAATGTGGATTACCCGAGACTGCTCGCGCAGTTTTTGATTCGATTTTGGTGAAAAATGCAGTTTCTTGGACTGCTATGATCTCTGGGTATGCTAGGAGTGGAATAAAAACAGAGGCAATTGAGCTGTTTTCGAGGTTGCCGATGCGTAATTTGTATTCTTGGACTGCTTTGATATCAGGGTTGGTGCAGAGTGGAAAGGGGATTGATGGTTGTTATTTGTTTCTTGAAATGAGAAAAGAAGGGGTTGATATTGTAGACCCTTTAGTTCTCTCAAGTGTAGTGGGTGCTTGTGCTAACTTAGCTGTCCTGGAGTTTGGGAAGCAGCTTCATGGACTAGTAATTTCACTTGGTTATGAATCTTGTTTGTTTATTAGTAATGCACTTGTCGATATGTATGCAAAATGTAGTGATATTTTAGCTGCTAAGAGCATTTTTGATAGAATGATTCGTCGAGATGTGGTTTCTTGGACTTCTATAATAGTCGGGGCAGCTCAACACGGAAGAGCGAAGGAAGCGTTGGATTTATACGATGATATGATTTTAGCTGGAGTAAAGCCGAATGAAGTAACCTTTGTTGGATTGATTTATTCTTGCAGCCATACTGGTTTAGTTGACGAAGGCCGGAGTTTTTTTGAGTCTATGATCAAGGACTATGGGATTAAGCCCTCCTTGCAACATTTCACATGTTTGTTGGACCTTCTCAGTCGATCTGGACACCTCGAGGAAGCTGAGAATCTCATTAATAGAATGCCGTTTGAGCCTGATGAACCTACATGGGCAGCTTTATTAAGTGCTTGCAAACACCATAGAAATACTGAAATGGGACTTAGAGTTGCTGATCAGCTATTGAACTTAAATCCGGAAGATCCTTCAACTTATATACTGTTATCGAATGTTTATGCTGGTGCGGGCGTGTGGAAACGTGTGTCAATGGTGAGGAAGTTGATGGAAAGTAGGGAAGTGAAAAAGGAACCAGGTTATAGTACTGTCACTTTAGCTAAggaaattcaagtgtttcatgCTGGGGAGACATTCCATCCTAtgaaagatgaaatatttggtttgcTTACGGAGTTAGACGGAGAGATGAGGAGGAGAGGTTATATTCCTGATACTAGCTCTGTGTTACATGACATGGAAGAGCAAGAGAAAGAAAGGCAGCTGTTTTGGCATAGTGAGAGATTAGCTGTGGCCTATGGCCTACTTAAGTCTGTTCGAGGAACTGTCATACGTATTGTGAAAAATCTCCGTGTTTGTGGAGATTGTCATACTGTTTTGAAATTCATTAGCAGTATTGTAGAACGAGAACTTATTGTGCGAGATGCTACTAGGTATCACCATTTTAAGGATGGAAACTGTTCGTGCAATGATTTCTGGTGA